One Methanobacterium sp. DNA window includes the following coding sequences:
- a CDS encoding phenylalanine--tRNA ligase subunit beta produces the protein MPVIKFTYTDLGELLGQNIGQKELIDLLPMIGSDIEDYDDNEVKVEFFPNRPDYLSVEGVARALKGFLKIEEGLPHYHLESSNTSITVDPELEEIRPYTACCLVKGIHLTEDKLRQLMDFQEDLHWVLGRDRKKVAVGIHNLDVLQGPFRYLACHPDEVSFVPLEMDEPMTLREILTEHKKGRSYAHLIDEHAKYPIIMDSEDNILSMPPIINGELTKLTTETRNLFVDVTGTDQLAVERTLNIIATSFAETGAQIQTMENIYKDGTLTRPDLTPKKRMVSVEKAEKIIGISLSADKVADALKKVRFDAEVIDQDTVKVMIPAYRVDILHEVDIIENVAIGYCFRKIKPKLPQVATVAREDPYHNFDQNVREIMNGLGFSEIMSLMLTNEENHYQKMMIPETQRVEVAQPISQDRTMIRQSLLNGLLEFFEDNKHEELPQKIFEVGETVYLDEEKETRTVGVKKMAAMITHSQANLTEIKSITHALVSNLGLEMVIEDLDQPTFIPGRCAYLTGVKKGTSEVCLEGFFGEINPQVIRNFELEYPVVAVEVAFKGF, from the coding sequence ATGCCAGTTATAAAATTCACTTACACGGATCTGGGAGAACTACTAGGTCAAAATATTGGCCAAAAAGAACTCATTGACCTACTACCCATGATAGGGAGCGATATTGAAGATTATGATGATAACGAGGTTAAAGTAGAGTTCTTCCCCAACCGTCCAGATTATCTGTCTGTGGAAGGAGTTGCCAGAGCACTCAAAGGATTCCTGAAAATAGAAGAAGGATTACCCCACTATCACCTGGAAAGCTCAAACACCAGCATAACTGTTGATCCAGAATTAGAAGAGATCCGACCCTACACTGCATGTTGCCTGGTGAAAGGCATTCATCTTACTGAAGATAAGCTACGCCAACTCATGGACTTCCAAGAAGACTTGCACTGGGTTTTAGGTAGGGATAGGAAAAAAGTAGCAGTAGGTATTCACAACCTTGATGTTCTCCAGGGACCTTTCCGTTATTTAGCTTGCCACCCTGATGAAGTGTCCTTCGTACCCCTGGAAATGGATGAACCAATGACCCTCAGGGAAATACTCACTGAACACAAGAAAGGACGATCATACGCCCACCTAATAGATGAACACGCTAAATATCCAATAATTATGGACTCTGAAGATAACATACTATCAATGCCTCCGATCATCAATGGAGAACTCACCAAACTAACCACTGAAACACGAAACCTCTTTGTGGATGTAACTGGAACTGATCAACTGGCAGTGGAACGCACCCTAAATATAATTGCCACCAGCTTCGCAGAAACCGGTGCCCAGATACAGACAATGGAAAACATATACAAAGATGGAACCCTCACTAGACCAGACTTAACACCCAAAAAGCGCATGGTAAGCGTGGAAAAAGCTGAAAAGATTATAGGAATATCTTTATCTGCAGACAAAGTGGCGGATGCTCTGAAAAAAGTTCGCTTCGATGCAGAAGTCATTGACCAGGACACAGTTAAGGTGATGATTCCTGCCTATCGAGTTGACATTCTTCACGAAGTGGATATAATTGAAAACGTGGCAATTGGCTATTGTTTCCGTAAGATAAAACCAAAATTACCCCAAGTGGCCACAGTAGCCCGGGAAGATCCTTATCATAATTTTGATCAGAATGTCCGGGAAATCATGAATGGACTGGGATTTTCTGAAATAATGAGCCTAATGCTCACCAACGAAGAAAACCACTACCAAAAGATGATGATCCCGGAAACTCAGCGGGTGGAAGTTGCCCAGCCAATCAGTCAGGACAGGACCATGATCCGTCAAAGCCTGTTAAATGGACTTCTAGAATTCTTTGAGGATAATAAACACGAAGAATTGCCCCAGAAAATCTTTGAAGTGGGGGAAACTGTTTATCTGGATGAGGAGAAGGAAACCCGGACCGTGGGTGTAAAGAAAATGGCGGCAATGATCACCCATTCCCAAGCTAATTTAACTGAGATCAAATCAATCACCCATGCCCTGGTTAGCAATTTAGGCTTGGAAATGGTTATTGAAGATCTGGATCAGCCCACATTCATTCCGGGGCGATGTGCGTATCTTACGGGTGTTAAAAAGGGAACTTCTGAGGTGTGTCTAGAGGGGTTCTTCGGTGAAATAAATCCTCAAGTCATTAGGAACTTTGAACTAGAGTATCCTGTGGTAGCAGTGGAGGTTGCGTTTAAGGGTTTTTGA